A DNA window from Xanthomonas campestris pv. campestris str. ATCC 33913 contains the following coding sequences:
- a CDS encoding DUF3060 domain-containing protein: protein MALRSLLPLSLLALAACGEQPAADPAAAISPTPPSASAASVAPAQSAPQPAQPALSPASTDAAPKADTGERPTLLVTSTSGTVSCDGHNVDLTGDHANLLFKGDCGAISVLGEQAIVQIERAESVRIVGDAAQVTLAGDAKSVELFGRKSTLKAGRVDTLLVPGDDNHVQVQTIGEATLHGRGNRISQQSGTVRVDDYGSDNQITTR, encoded by the coding sequence ATGGCATTGCGCTCACTGCTGCCCCTCTCACTGCTCGCATTGGCGGCCTGCGGCGAGCAGCCCGCTGCTGATCCTGCTGCTGCCATCTCCCCGACGCCTCCAAGCGCATCCGCAGCATCGGTGGCGCCAGCTCAATCCGCTCCCCAGCCGGCGCAGCCGGCCCTGTCGCCAGCAAGCACCGACGCCGCACCGAAGGCCGACACTGGCGAGCGGCCGACGTTGCTGGTCACCTCGACCAGCGGCACGGTCAGTTGCGACGGGCATAACGTCGATCTGACCGGCGACCACGCCAATCTGCTTTTCAAGGGCGATTGCGGCGCCATCTCCGTGCTGGGCGAGCAGGCAATCGTGCAGATCGAGCGCGCCGAATCGGTCCGTATCGTTGGCGACGCTGCTCAGGTCACCCTGGCCGGCGATGCCAAAAGCGTCGAACTGTTCGGCCGCAAGTCCACGCTCAAGGCCGGTCGCGTCGACACCCTGCTGGTGCCCGGCGACGACAATCACGTGCAGGTGCAGACGATCGGTGAGGCCACGCTGCACGGTCGCGGCAACCGCATCAGCCAGCAGTCCGGGACTGTGAGGGTCGATGACTACGGCAGCGACAACCAGATCACGACCCGCTGA
- a CDS encoding DUF3060 domain-containing protein — protein MRVTQTAVSLLTLASVLALSGCGADGPAAQALSAVSSTLTDPASGADCGGRDLRITKDNADTIVNGECGAVTITASHGALNVEKARAIRVEGSSFTVLNRQVGELSIIGNNNTLNLTNLGSADIQGNQNLVLVREVKQVRFSGNDNTVNPYSKPTLDDRGSGNKLM, from the coding sequence ATGCGTGTGACTCAGACAGCAGTGTCCCTGTTGACCCTCGCCAGCGTGCTGGCGCTGAGCGGATGCGGCGCCGATGGCCCCGCCGCGCAGGCGCTGTCGGCGGTGTCGTCCACCTTGACCGACCCAGCCAGCGGTGCCGACTGCGGCGGCAGGGATCTGCGCATTACCAAGGACAACGCCGACACGATCGTCAATGGCGAATGCGGCGCAGTAACGATCACCGCCTCGCATGGCGCGCTGAACGTCGAAAAGGCACGTGCCATCCGCGTGGAGGGCAGCAGTTTCACTGTCCTCAACCGACAGGTCGGCGAGTTGAGCATCATCGGCAACAACAACACGCTCAACCTGACCAACCTCGGCAGCGCAGACATCCAGGGCAACCAGAATCTGGTCCTGGTCCGCGAGGTGAAACAGGTGCGTTTTTCCGGTAACGACAACACCGTCAATCCCTACAGCAAACCCACGCTGGACGACCGTGGCAGCGGCAACAAGCTGATGTAA
- the purB gene encoding adenylosuccinate lyase, with protein sequence MSDSALLALSPLDGRYASKVDALRPIFSEYGLIKARVKVEIEWLLALAAEPGIAELPAFSAAATQRLRALAEQFSVTHAARVKEIERTTNHDVKAVEYFIKEQLKDDAELGPALEFVHFACTSEDINNLSYGLMLEQARREVLLPTLDGVAASLRTLAHAQAAQPMLSRTHGQTASPTTLGKEIANVVARLERQRKQIAAVELTGKINGAVGNYNAHVASYPSVDWPQFAQRFVEGLGLVFNPYTTQIEPHDNVAEIGDATRRANTILIDLARDIWGYISLGYFKQKLKEGEVGSSTMPHKVNPIDFENAEGNFGVANALFEHFSAKLPISRWQRDLTDSTVLRALGTAFGHTQVALDSLAKGLGKLTVNSERLDADLDAAWEVLAEAVQTVMRRHGLPNPYEQLKALTRGQGITAASMQAFVESLQLPEKDKQRLRALTPGAYTGLAEQLARAI encoded by the coding sequence ATGTCGGATTCCGCCCTGCTCGCCCTGTCCCCACTCGATGGCCGCTACGCCTCCAAGGTGGACGCGCTGCGCCCGATCTTTTCCGAATACGGCCTGATCAAGGCGCGGGTGAAAGTGGAGATCGAGTGGCTGCTGGCACTGGCCGCCGAGCCGGGCATCGCCGAACTGCCGGCCTTCTCGGCCGCCGCCACGCAGCGCTTGCGCGCCCTGGCCGAGCAGTTCAGCGTGACGCACGCCGCACGCGTCAAGGAGATCGAACGCACCACCAACCATGACGTCAAGGCGGTGGAGTACTTCATCAAGGAACAGCTCAAGGACGACGCCGAGCTGGGCCCGGCGCTGGAATTCGTGCATTTCGCATGCACCAGCGAAGACATCAACAACCTCAGTTACGGCCTGATGCTGGAGCAGGCACGCCGCGAGGTGCTGCTGCCCACCCTGGACGGCGTCGCCGCCTCGCTGCGCACGCTTGCGCACGCTCAGGCCGCGCAGCCGATGCTCTCGCGCACGCATGGCCAGACCGCCTCGCCCACCACGCTCGGCAAGGAGATCGCCAACGTGGTGGCGCGGCTGGAGCGCCAGCGCAAGCAGATCGCCGCGGTCGAGCTGACCGGCAAGATCAATGGCGCGGTGGGCAACTACAACGCACACGTGGCGTCCTACCCGTCGGTGGACTGGCCGCAGTTCGCGCAACGCTTTGTCGAAGGCTTGGGGCTGGTCTTCAACCCCTACACCACGCAGATCGAGCCGCACGACAACGTGGCCGAAATCGGCGATGCCACCCGCCGCGCCAACACCATCCTCATCGACCTGGCACGTGACATCTGGGGCTACATTTCGCTCGGCTATTTCAAGCAAAAATTGAAAGAAGGCGAAGTCGGTTCCTCGACCATGCCGCACAAGGTCAACCCGATCGACTTCGAGAACGCCGAAGGCAATTTCGGCGTCGCCAATGCGCTGTTCGAGCATTTCAGCGCCAAGTTGCCGATCAGCCGCTGGCAGCGCGACCTCACCGACTCCACCGTGCTGCGCGCCCTCGGCACCGCGTTCGGCCATACGCAAGTAGCGCTCGACTCGCTGGCCAAGGGCCTGGGCAAGCTGACCGTCAATTCCGAGCGCCTGGATGCCGATCTGGACGCCGCCTGGGAAGTACTGGCCGAGGCCGTGCAGACGGTGATGCGCCGCCATGGCCTGCCCAATCCCTACGAGCAACTCAAGGCACTGACCCGCGGCCAGGGCATCACCGCCGCCTCGATGCAGGCGTTTGTGGAAAGCCTGCAACTGCCCGAAAAGGACAAGCAGCGCTTGCGTGCGTTGACGCCCGGTGCTTATACCGGTCTGGCCGAGCAATTGGCGCGCGCCATCTGA
- a CDS encoding hemolysin family protein codes for MWANVGLLLVALLLVLLNGFFVAAEFALFKLRHTQAVGLAEHHGWRGRLLLGVHAHLDAYLSACQLGITLASLGLGWVGEPAFAHLLQPVFDTLGLSPEAAQFTALAIAFSLISFLHIVLGELAPKSMAIRRPERMSLWTAAPLYAFYWVMYPAIWVLNNSANRLLRVLGWGEVEHQSHRYSREELKLIVGRQDPNAAAPDHGMALMSHVLELPDLVAGDLMRPREHLRSLREGMTLQTVLAEFSTSRYSRYPWFDADGEQVLGILHTKDILVAMARGQTLDALRTLLRPATVLALESPIPRALEQFRSGATHLALCVDEHGRILGFFTLEDLLEVVVGEIEDEHRHVVRDAPVRGPDGSLLVAGSTSIFRLERLLGRDLSAPDQVNSVGGLIVHQLQRLPEEGETLELDGHLLTVRRMVGHRIQAVTVRPVGEAGAGAA; via the coding sequence ATGTGGGCTAACGTCGGGCTGTTGCTGGTCGCGCTGTTGCTGGTGCTGTTGAACGGGTTTTTTGTCGCCGCCGAATTTGCACTGTTTAAATTGCGGCATACCCAGGCGGTGGGCCTGGCCGAACACCACGGCTGGCGCGGGCGCCTGCTGCTGGGCGTGCATGCACACCTGGACGCGTATCTATCGGCCTGCCAGCTCGGGATTACGCTGGCCTCGCTTGGCCTGGGCTGGGTCGGCGAGCCGGCCTTCGCGCACCTGCTGCAGCCGGTGTTCGACACGCTGGGTCTATCGCCGGAAGCCGCGCAGTTCACCGCGCTGGCGATCGCCTTCAGCCTGATCTCGTTTCTGCACATCGTGCTCGGCGAACTGGCGCCCAAATCGATGGCCATTCGCCGCCCGGAACGCATGTCGCTGTGGACGGCCGCACCGCTGTACGCGTTCTACTGGGTCATGTATCCGGCGATCTGGGTGCTCAACAACAGCGCCAACCGGCTGCTACGCGTGCTGGGCTGGGGCGAGGTGGAGCATCAATCGCACCGCTATTCGCGCGAAGAACTCAAGCTGATCGTGGGCCGCCAGGACCCCAACGCGGCTGCGCCCGACCACGGCATGGCACTGATGAGCCATGTGCTGGAGCTACCCGACCTGGTGGCTGGCGACCTGATGCGCCCGCGCGAACACCTGCGCAGCCTGCGGGAAGGCATGACGCTGCAGACGGTGCTGGCGGAATTCAGCACCTCGCGTTACAGCCGTTATCCCTGGTTCGACGCCGATGGCGAGCAGGTACTCGGCATCCTGCACACCAAGGACATCCTGGTGGCGATGGCGCGCGGCCAGACCCTGGATGCGTTGCGCACCCTGCTGCGCCCGGCCACCGTGCTGGCGCTGGAAAGCCCGATCCCGCGGGCGCTGGAGCAGTTCCGCAGCGGCGCCACCCATCTTGCGCTGTGCGTGGACGAGCACGGCCGCATCCTGGGCTTCTTCACCCTGGAGGACCTGCTGGAGGTGGTGGTGGGCGAGATCGAGGACGAGCACCGCCACGTGGTGCGCGACGCACCGGTGCGCGGCCCGGACGGCTCGCTGCTGGTGGCCGGCAGCACCTCGATCTTTCGCCTGGAACGCCTGCTGGGCCGGGATCTCAGCGCGCCCGACCAGGTCAATTCGGTTGGCGGCCTGATCGTGCACCAGCTGCAGCGGCTGCCGGAAGAAGGCGAGACCCTGGAACTGGACGGGCACCTGCTCACGGTCCGGCGGATGGTCGGCCACCGCATCCAGGCGGTGACGGTGCGCCCGGTCGGCGAAGCCGGCGCCGGGGCGGCGTAG
- a CDS encoding class II fumarate hydratase — translation MSESFRIEHDSMGELQVPADALWGAQTQRAVQNFPISGQPMPRGFIRALGLIKAAAAGVNADLGLLSKSVAKVVQEAALQVAQGAHDAHFPIDVYQTGSGTSSNMNANEVIATLATRAGKDAVHPNDHVNLGQSSNDVVPTAIRVSALLAVQEQLQPALKHLRKTIDKRAKGLDKIVKTGRTHLMDAMPLTFGQEFGAWSAQLSSAQERIDDSLKRLRRLPLGGTAIGTGINADPRFGGKVAKALSTLSSVKFESAENKFEGLAAQDDAVELSGQLNALAVALIKIANDLRWMNAGPLAGLGEIELPALQPGSSIMPGKVNPVIPEATVMVCAQVIGHHAAITVAGQTGNFQLNVALPLIAANLLDSINLLSNVSRLLADTAIAGLKVRQERVREALDRNPILVTALNPIIGYEKAAAIAKRAYKEQRPVLDVAKEDSGLSEAELRRLLDPAALTRGGIQAGGGGGG, via the coding sequence ATGAGCGAGAGTTTCAGGATCGAACACGACAGCATGGGCGAGTTGCAGGTGCCTGCCGATGCGTTGTGGGGTGCGCAGACCCAGCGCGCTGTGCAGAACTTCCCGATTTCCGGCCAGCCGATGCCGCGCGGTTTCATTCGCGCGCTGGGGTTGATCAAGGCCGCGGCCGCAGGCGTCAACGCCGATCTCGGGCTGCTGTCCAAATCGGTGGCCAAGGTGGTGCAGGAAGCCGCCTTGCAGGTGGCGCAGGGCGCGCACGATGCACATTTCCCGATCGATGTGTATCAGACCGGCTCTGGTACGTCGTCGAACATGAATGCCAACGAGGTGATTGCCACGCTGGCCACCCGCGCCGGCAAGGACGCGGTGCACCCCAATGACCACGTCAATCTCGGGCAGAGTTCCAACGACGTGGTGCCCACCGCCATTCGCGTCTCGGCATTGCTGGCGGTGCAGGAGCAGCTGCAGCCGGCGCTCAAGCACCTGCGCAAGACCATCGACAAGCGCGCCAAGGGTCTGGACAAGATCGTCAAGACCGGCCGCACGCATCTGATGGATGCGATGCCCCTGACCTTTGGTCAGGAGTTCGGCGCGTGGTCTGCGCAGCTCAGTTCAGCGCAGGAGCGCATCGACGACAGCCTGAAGCGGCTGCGCCGGTTGCCGCTGGGCGGCACTGCGATTGGCACCGGCATCAACGCCGATCCGCGCTTCGGCGGCAAGGTGGCCAAGGCCTTGTCCACGTTGAGCAGCGTCAAGTTCGAAAGTGCCGAGAACAAGTTCGAAGGCCTGGCGGCGCAGGATGATGCGGTGGAATTGTCGGGCCAGCTCAATGCGCTGGCGGTGGCCTTGATCAAGATCGCCAACGACCTGCGCTGGATGAATGCCGGGCCGCTGGCAGGGCTGGGCGAGATCGAATTGCCGGCGCTGCAGCCAGGCAGTTCGATCATGCCGGGCAAGGTGAATCCGGTGATTCCCGAAGCGACCGTGATGGTGTGCGCGCAGGTCATCGGGCACCACGCCGCGATCACGGTGGCCGGGCAGACCGGCAATTTTCAGTTGAACGTGGCGTTGCCGCTGATCGCCGCGAACCTGCTGGATTCGATCAACCTGCTCAGCAACGTCTCGCGCCTGCTCGCCGATACCGCCATTGCCGGATTGAAGGTGCGCCAGGAGCGCGTGCGCGAGGCCCTGGACCGCAACCCGATCCTGGTGACCGCGCTCAACCCGATCATCGGCTACGAAAAGGCTGCCGCGATCGCCAAGCGCGCCTACAAGGAGCAGCGCCCGGTGCTGGATGTGGCCAAGGAAGACAGCGGTCTGAGCGAGGCAGAGCTGCGCCGTTTGCTGGATCCGGCGGCGTTGACACGCGGCGGCATCCAGGCGGGTGGCGGTGGTGGCGGCTGA
- a CDS encoding DUF2884 family protein: protein MKVLASALLMGALLVGCGGHSESTTSGSAQVNGSGVTFDNNSVTLNRSGLPAARIGADGSLRIAGKPVALNAAQQQAMRGYYAQLQAVAKQGIEIGTKGAAFGAHAAGEALKGVLSGNPDQIGGKIEAEADTFKQHALQICDRLVGLRTAQDAAASLIPAFAPYASLTQHDVEDCRK, encoded by the coding sequence ATGAAAGTGCTTGCTTCGGCATTACTGATGGGGGCGTTGCTGGTGGGGTGTGGCGGGCACTCGGAAAGCACGACCAGCGGCTCGGCACAGGTCAACGGCAGCGGTGTGACGTTCGACAACAACAGCGTCACGCTCAACCGTAGCGGCTTGCCGGCGGCCAGGATCGGTGCAGACGGCAGCTTGCGCATCGCTGGCAAGCCGGTGGCGCTGAACGCTGCGCAGCAGCAGGCCATGCGCGGCTATTACGCGCAGTTGCAGGCCGTGGCCAAGCAAGGCATCGAGATCGGCACCAAGGGCGCGGCGTTCGGTGCGCACGCGGCGGGCGAAGCGCTCAAGGGCGTGCTGAGCGGCAACCCCGACCAGATCGGCGGGAAGATCGAAGCCGAGGCCGACACCTTCAAGCAACACGCACTGCAGATCTGCGACCGCCTGGTTGGTCTGCGCACGGCGCAGGATGCGGCCGCCAGCCTGATTCCGGCCTTTGCGCCCTACGCCAGCCTCACCCAGCACGACGTCGAGGACTGCCGCAAGTAA
- a CDS encoding GIN domain-containing protein yields the protein MRLQLSLLLLLGLPGVALAEEQCKFSDPRSLELQLSGIKTVLFEIASNDLRLEALPGSSGRVSGRACAARPELLRNLTVTQKRMGTKLVVTLEDDRPLRISIGESYAYLDLRGSVPNTLLVQFDIGSGDAEISGAAAVSADVGSGDMTVRRTKGRVTAKVGSGDIELEDAGALQVLAVGSGDIKARQIRGAAEVGKIGSGDVKLHGVAGNVQVGSIGSGDLEVRDVQGSVNIESIASGAADVRKVQGDLTLAHKGSGDINASDISGTTRVPADN from the coding sequence ATGCGCCTGCAACTGAGTCTGCTCCTGCTGCTTGGTCTGCCCGGTGTTGCCCTGGCCGAAGAGCAGTGCAAGTTTTCCGACCCGCGCAGCTTGGAGTTGCAGCTGTCCGGGATCAAGACGGTGTTGTTCGAAATCGCCTCCAATGACCTGCGCCTGGAGGCGCTTCCGGGCAGCAGCGGGCGCGTGAGCGGGCGTGCCTGCGCTGCCCGGCCCGAGTTGCTGCGCAACCTCACCGTCACCCAGAAACGGATGGGCACCAAACTGGTAGTCACGCTGGAAGACGACCGCCCGCTGCGCATTTCCATTGGCGAGAGCTACGCCTATCTGGACCTGCGCGGCAGCGTGCCGAATACGCTGCTGGTGCAGTTCGACATCGGTTCTGGCGATGCCGAGATCAGCGGCGCCGCAGCCGTCAGCGCCGACGTGGGCTCCGGCGACATGACCGTTCGCCGCACCAAGGGCCGCGTGACCGCCAAGGTGGGTTCGGGCGATATCGAACTGGAGGACGCGGGCGCCTTGCAGGTGCTGGCCGTGGGCTCTGGCGATATCAAGGCGCGCCAGATCCGTGGCGCGGCCGAGGTCGGCAAGATCGGCTCGGGCGACGTGAAGCTGCATGGCGTCGCCGGCAACGTGCAGGTCGGCAGCATTGGCTCGGGCGATCTCGAAGTCCGCGATGTACAAGGCAGCGTCAACATCGAATCGATCGCCTCCGGGGCCGCGGATGTGCGCAAGGTGCAAGGGGATCTGACGTTGGCGCACAAGGGCAGCGGCGATATCAACGCCAGCGATATCTCCGGCACCACGCGTGTGCCGGCCGACAATTGA
- a CDS encoding ABC transporter permease has product MNAMTHQASPARTFTWLLKREYWEHRGGFVWSQVITGGIAVFFALLGAVIGAVSARGNMSGDSMRMDDLAEYTRTLGQVGDGLLLGGIGIASVVLAFVVFFYALGSLYDDRRDRSVLFWKSLPVSDTQTVLSKAAWALLLAPLIAIAIGLVVGLALWLIAIGGALIAGVPSPWAMATHSHPFALVGRLLMTVPMSLLWSLPTVGWLMFCSAWATSKPFLWAVLFPLLACVMLSILSAMPGVSLPIGWVWYIVGYRGLLSALPGTWSPRAVSGTLDSSAMQNPSDLVQWVLQHTDSARVYGNPDIWIGAAIGVALIAASIYLRRRRSEA; this is encoded by the coding sequence ATGAATGCAATGACCCACCAAGCATCTCCCGCACGCACGTTCACCTGGCTGCTCAAACGCGAGTATTGGGAGCACCGTGGCGGTTTCGTCTGGTCGCAGGTGATCACCGGCGGCATCGCGGTGTTCTTCGCGCTACTGGGCGCAGTGATCGGCGCAGTCAGCGCGCGCGGCAACATGTCCGGCGACAGCATGAGGATGGACGACCTGGCCGAATACACCCGCACCCTGGGCCAGGTGGGCGACGGCCTGCTGCTGGGCGGCATCGGCATCGCCTCGGTCGTACTGGCCTTCGTGGTGTTCTTCTATGCGCTGGGCAGCCTCTACGACGACCGCCGCGATCGCAGCGTGCTGTTCTGGAAGTCGTTGCCGGTGTCGGACACGCAGACAGTGCTGTCCAAGGCCGCATGGGCGTTGTTGCTGGCGCCGCTGATCGCGATTGCGATCGGTCTGGTGGTCGGCCTTGCCCTGTGGTTGATCGCCATCGGTGGTGCGTTGATCGCCGGCGTCCCCAGCCCATGGGCCATGGCCACGCATTCGCATCCGTTCGCTTTGGTTGGACGGCTGTTGATGACCGTGCCGATGAGCCTGTTGTGGTCGCTGCCGACCGTGGGCTGGCTGATGTTCTGCTCGGCCTGGGCCACGTCCAAGCCGTTCCTGTGGGCGGTGCTGTTCCCGCTGCTGGCCTGCGTGATGCTGAGCATTCTCTCGGCCATGCCCGGTGTGTCGCTGCCGATCGGCTGGGTCTGGTACATCGTCGGCTACCGCGGCCTGCTCAGTGCCCTGCCCGGCACCTGGTCGCCGCGCGCGGTCAGCGGCACCCTGGACAGCAGTGCGATGCAGAACCCCAGCGACCTGGTGCAGTGGGTGCTGCAACACACCGACAGCGCACGCGTCTACGGCAACCCGGACATCTGGATCGGTGCGGCCATCGGCGTTGCCCTGATCGCTGCCTCCATCTACCTGCGCCGCCGGCGCTCCGAAGCCTGA
- a CDS encoding ABC transporter ATP-binding protein produces MTAVSTDHVVDARGLRKAYKHRLALDNTSFTIAAGRIIGLIGPNGAGKTTALKAVLGLTDFDGELQVLGMDPRTQRNALMNEVCFIADVAVLPRWLRVGEAIDFVAGVHPRFDRAKCERFLANTQLNRKSRVRELSKGMIVQLHLALVMAIDARILVLDEPTLGLDILYRKQFYQRLLEDYFDEQKTIIVTTHQVEEIEHILTDVMFIRDGRIVLTADMEHVAERYTEVLVNAEHLDSARALGPIDERSLPFGKTVMLFDGAPKEQLARFGETRNPGLADLFVAVMKGTYA; encoded by the coding sequence ATGACCGCCGTCTCCACCGACCACGTGGTCGACGCTCGTGGCCTGCGCAAGGCCTACAAGCACCGACTTGCGCTGGACAACACCAGCTTCACCATCGCCGCCGGCCGCATCATCGGGCTGATCGGCCCCAACGGCGCCGGCAAGACCACCGCGCTGAAGGCCGTGCTGGGCCTGACCGATTTCGACGGCGAGCTGCAGGTGCTGGGCATGGACCCGCGCACGCAGCGCAATGCGCTGATGAACGAGGTCTGCTTCATCGCCGATGTGGCAGTGCTGCCGCGCTGGCTGCGGGTCGGTGAGGCCATCGACTTCGTCGCCGGCGTGCACCCGCGCTTTGACCGCGCCAAATGCGAGCGCTTTCTGGCCAACACCCAGCTCAATCGCAAATCGCGGGTGCGCGAACTCTCCAAGGGCATGATCGTGCAGCTGCACCTGGCCCTGGTGATGGCCATCGATGCGCGCATCCTGGTGTTGGACGAACCCACGCTGGGCCTGGACATCCTGTACCGCAAGCAGTTCTACCAGCGCCTGCTGGAAGACTACTTCGACGAGCAGAAAACCATCATCGTCACCACCCACCAGGTGGAAGAGATCGAGCACATCCTCACCGATGTGATGTTCATCCGCGATGGCCGCATCGTGCTCACGGCCGATATGGAACACGTCGCCGAGCGCTACACCGAAGTACTGGTCAACGCCGAGCACCTGGACAGCGCGCGCGCACTGGGCCCCATCGACGAGCGCAGCCTGCCGTTCGGCAAGACCGTGATGCTGTTCGACGGTGCGCCCAAGGAGCAACTCGCCCGCTTCGGTGAAACCCGCAATCCCGGCCTGGCCGATCTGTTTGTTGCTGTCATGAAGGGGACCTACGCATGA
- a CDS encoding GntR family transcriptional regulator, giving the protein MTDIQWSDGAPIYRQLKERVIAMMLDGILKPGDALPSVRQVAADYQLNPITVSRAYQELADENLVEKRRGLGMFMTPEAAQKLRGSERERFLNEEWPAVLERIQRLGLTIDDLLPQGKTP; this is encoded by the coding sequence ATGACTGACATCCAGTGGAGCGACGGCGCTCCCATCTATCGCCAACTCAAGGAACGTGTGATTGCCATGATGCTCGATGGAATCCTCAAGCCTGGCGACGCCCTGCCCTCGGTGCGGCAAGTGGCGGCCGACTATCAATTGAACCCCATCACCGTTTCGCGCGCCTATCAGGAACTGGCCGACGAAAACCTGGTGGAGAAGCGCCGCGGCCTGGGCATGTTCATGACCCCGGAAGCCGCACAGAAATTGCGTGGAAGCGAACGCGAGCGCTTCCTCAATGAAGAATGGCCTGCGGTGCTGGAACGCATCCAGCGCCTGGGACTGACCATCGACGATCTGCTGCCACAGGGGAAAACACCATGA
- a CDS encoding glutathione peroxidase codes for MSLNRLLVLVFAGLFSTAAVAAGTSVLDLDYRPLAGKAPINLNRSYGGKVVMVVNTASKCGFTPQYEGLEALNQRFGSRGFTVLGFPSNDFQGQEPGSEKQIQEFCTLTYGVKFPMFEKVHVLGAQATPLYQRLTRETGVAPGWNFHKYLIGRNGHVVAQFPSKVKPDDPQVLAAIERELKAPAR; via the coding sequence ATGTCGCTCAATCGTCTGTTGGTCCTTGTATTTGCTGGACTTTTTTCCACTGCTGCGGTGGCAGCCGGTACCTCGGTGCTGGATCTGGACTATCGCCCGCTGGCCGGCAAGGCCCCAATCAACCTGAACCGTAGTTACGGCGGCAAGGTGGTGATGGTGGTCAACACCGCCAGCAAGTGCGGCTTCACCCCGCAGTACGAAGGCCTGGAAGCGCTCAATCAGCGCTTCGGCAGCCGCGGGTTCACGGTGCTCGGCTTCCCGTCCAACGATTTCCAGGGGCAGGAACCCGGATCTGAGAAACAGATCCAGGAATTCTGCACGCTGACCTATGGCGTCAAGTTCCCGATGTTTGAGAAGGTGCATGTGCTGGGCGCGCAGGCGACCCCGCTGTATCAGCGACTGACGCGCGAGACCGGCGTGGCGCCGGGTTGGAACTTCCACAAGTATTTGATCGGTCGCAATGGACATGTGGTGGCGCAGTTCCCGAGCAAGGTCAAGCCGGACGATCCGCAGGTGCTGGCGGCGATCGAGCGCGAGCTCAAGGCGCCAGCACGCTGA
- a CDS encoding FKBP-type peptidyl-prolyl cis-trans isomerase: MPAMSQQPAAAATKEKPALNASSEKSNVSYAIGMDVARSFEPIAQDIDVSAMQRAIENAFKGGKPLLSDEQTQATDTALRTALAARNGQQMPGMAPGSAPAAPSKENVGLMLGDRAVGPSLAGIKDEIDLSILMEAVRTVFAKGTTRLTQQEAAATMQAFATAKQGAAGAKNREEGNAFLAKNKTEKGVITTASGLQYMVLRQGSGERPMPTNTVRVNYEGKLLDGKVFDSSYQRGQPAEFGLNQVIAGWTEGVALMPVGSKYRFWIPSNLAYGPNGTQGGPIGPDATLTFDVELMGILP, encoded by the coding sequence ATGCCTGCGATGTCGCAACAACCGGCCGCAGCGGCCACCAAGGAGAAGCCGGCTTTGAATGCATCGTCTGAAAAGAGCAACGTGAGTTACGCCATCGGTATGGACGTGGCACGTTCGTTTGAGCCGATCGCGCAGGACATCGATGTGAGCGCCATGCAGCGCGCCATCGAGAACGCCTTCAAGGGCGGCAAGCCGCTGTTGTCCGACGAGCAGACCCAGGCCACCGACACCGCACTGCGCACCGCGCTGGCGGCACGCAATGGCCAGCAGATGCCGGGCATGGCACCGGGCAGCGCCCCGGCGGCGCCGTCCAAGGAAAATGTCGGCCTGATGCTGGGTGACCGCGCGGTTGGCCCGTCGCTGGCCGGCATCAAGGACGAGATCGATCTGTCGATCCTGATGGAAGCCGTCCGCACCGTATTCGCCAAGGGCACCACGCGGTTGACCCAGCAGGAAGCGGCCGCAACGATGCAGGCGTTCGCCACTGCCAAGCAGGGCGCAGCCGGCGCCAAGAATCGCGAAGAAGGCAATGCGTTCCTGGCCAAGAACAAGACCGAAAAGGGCGTGATCACCACGGCCTCGGGTCTGCAGTACATGGTGCTGCGCCAGGGCAGCGGCGAGCGCCCGATGCCTACCAACACGGTGCGCGTCAACTACGAAGGCAAGCTGCTCGACGGGAAGGTCTTCGATAGCTCTTACCAGCGCGGCCAGCCGGCCGAGTTTGGTCTGAATCAAGTGATTGCTGGATGGACCGAGGGTGTCGCCTTGATGCCGGTCGGTTCGAAATATCGTTTCTGGATTCCATCCAACTTGGCCTATGGCCCGAACGGCACGCAAGGGGGGCCGATCGGACCGGACGCAACGTTGACGTTCGATGTCGAACTGATGGGTATCCTTCCCTGA